The Rhododendron vialii isolate Sample 1 chromosome 8a, ASM3025357v1 genome has a window encoding:
- the LOC131335230 gene encoding V-type proton ATPase subunit C → MASRYWVASLPVQNSASSLWSRLQESISKHSFDTSLYRFNIPNLRVGTLDSLLALSDDLYKSNAFVEGVSHKIRRQIEELERVSGVVSSSLTVDGIPVDSYLTRFVWDEAKYPTMSPLKEIVDAIHVQVSRIEDDLKVRVAEYNNVRSQLNAINRKQGGSLAVRDLSNLVKPQDIVTSEHLETLLAIVPKYSERDWLSSYETLTTYVVPRSSKKLYEDNEYALHTVTLFRRDADNFRNKARERGFQIREFEYSPETQDNRKQELEKLMQDQETLRSSLLQWCYASYGEVFSSWMHFCAVRLFAESILRYGLPPSFLSVVLSPSVKSEKKVRSILEELCDSRNSTFWKYEEEGGMAGLGGDADAHPYVCFTINLV, encoded by the exons ATGGCGTCGAGGTATTGGGTGGCCTCTCTCCCCGTCCAAAACTCCGCCTCTTCCCTCTGGAGCCGCTTGCAAGAATCCATCTCCAAACACTCCTTCGACACCTCTCTCTACAGG TTCAATATCCCGAATCTCCGCGTCGGAACCTTGGATTCCCTTCTGGCCCTCAGCGACGACCTCTACAAG TCGAATGCGTTTGTAGAAGGGGTGTCTCACAAGATACGGCGCCAGATCGAGGAGTTGGAGAGGGTTTCGGGCGTGGTCAGTAGTTCGTTGACGGTCGATGGGATCCCGGTCGATTCGTACTTGACTAG GTTTGTTTGGGATGAGGCGAAGTACCCGACTATGTCGCCGCTCAAGGAGATTGTAGATGCAATTCATGTTCAAGTTTCCAGGATTGAAGATGATCTCAAG GTTCGCGTTGCTGAGTATAACAATGTACGCAGTCAACTTAATGCCATAAACAGAAAGCAGGGTGGGAG CTTGGCTGTTCGTGATCTGTCCAACTTAGTTAAGCCACAGGATATCGTCACATCAGAGCATTTGGAAACCCTCCTTGCCATTGTTCCTAAATATTCAGAGAGGGATTGGTTGTCTAGCTATGAGACACTCACCACCTATGTG GTCCCCAGATCTTCCAAGAAGCTATACGAGGACAATGAGTATGCTCTTCATACTGTAACACTTTTCCGACGTGATGCCGACAACTTCAGAAATAAGGCGCGCGAAAGAGGTTTCCAA ATTCGTGAATTTGAATATAGCCCCGAAACACAAGACAATAGGAAGCAGGAGCTAGAAAAGTTGATGCAAGATCAGGAGACGCTCAGAAGCTCTCTTCTCCAATGGTGCTATGCCAGCTATGGGGAG GTTTTCAGCTCATGGATGCACTTCTGTGCTGTACGTTTATTTGCAGAAAGTATTTTGAGATATGGATTGCCACCATCTTTCCTG TCAGTTGTATTATCACCTTCCGTGAAAAGTGAGAAGAAAGTACGATCTATCCTAGAGGAACTATGTGACAGCAGAAACAG CACATTCTGGAAATATGAAGAGGAAGGAGGGATGGCTGGTCTCGGAGGTGATGCGGATGCACATCCTTATGTCTGTTTCACAATAAATCTTGTCTGA
- the LOC131335226 gene encoding long chain base biosynthesis protein 2a: MITIPYLTALTTYFSYGLLFAFGQLRDFFRKIIDWWKASNLQGYAPICLGLEDFYTRRLYLRIQDCFGRPISSAPDAWIDVVERVSNDNNKTLKRTTKISKCLNLGSYNYLGFAAADEYCTPRAIETLKRFSPSTCSARVDGGTTILHTELEENVAKFVGKPAAIVFGMGYVTNSAVLPVLMGKGGLIISDSLNHNSIVNGARGSGATIRVFQHNTPSHLERVLREQIAEGQPRTHRPWKKIFVIVEGIYSMEGELCKLPEIVAICKKYKAYVYLDEAHSIGAVGKSGRGVCELLGVDTADVDIMMGTFTKSFGSCGGYIAGSKELIQFLKHTCPAHLYATSISPPAAQQIISSIKVILGEDGSSRGAQKLARIRENSNFFRSELQKMGFEVLGDNDSPVMPIMLYNPAKIPAFSRECLRQNLAVVTVAFPATPLLLARARICISASHTREDLLKGLEVISRVGDLVGIKYFPAEPKKLLLEEGRVKLE, translated from the exons ATGATTACGATTCCGTATTTGACCGCGTTGACCACCTACTTCAGCTACGGCCTCCTCTTCGCCTTCGGCCAGCTGCGCGACTTCTTCCGCAAAATCATCGATTGGTGGAAGGCCAGCAACCTTCAG GGTTACGCGCCGATCTGCTTGGGGCTCGAGGATTTCTACACGAGGCGGCTGTATCTCCGTATTCAG GATTGTTTTGGAAGACCAATATCAAGTGCTCCTGATGCTTGGATCGATGTGGTTGAGCGTGTCTCAAACGACAACAATAAGACCTTGAA GAGAACCACAAAGATAAGTAAGTGCCTAAATTTGGGATCGTACAACTACCTCGGGTTTGCTGCAGCAGATGAATACTGTACCCCACGTGCGATTGAAACATTGAAGAGGTTTTCACCAAGCACATGTAGTGCTCGTGTTGATGGAG GCACCACAATACTACATACTGAACTGGAGGAGAATGTGGCAAAATTTGTCGGGAAGCCAGCAGCTATAGTCTTTGGCATGGGCTACGTGACAAACTCTGCGGTCCTTCCCGTCTTGATGGGGAAG GGAGGATTGATAATCAGTGACTCTTTGAACCACAACTCTATTGTGAATGGTGCACGTGGATCAGGAGCTACCATTCGAGTTTTCCAACACAACA CACCTTCCCACCTGGAGAGAGTTTTGAGAGAACAAATTGCTGAGGGACAGCCTAGGACACATAGACCATGGAAGAAGATTTTTGTTATTGTGGAGGGGATATACAGCATGGAAGGTGAACTCTGCAAACTTCCGGAGATCGTTGCTATATGCAAGAAATACAAG GCATATGTTTATTTGGACGAGGCTCATAGCATTGGAGCTGTTGGGAAATCAGGAAGGGGAGTCTGTGAGCTTTTAGGAGTGGATACCGCTGATGTGGATATAATGATGGGAACTTTCACCAAGTCATTTGGGTCTTGTGGTGGCTATATAGCTGGATCCAAG GAacttattcaatttttgaagcatACTTGTCCTGCTCATCTTTATGCCACATCAATATCACCTCCAGCTGCACAACAAATTATTTCTTCAATAAAGGTTATTCTTGGGGAGGATGGTTCTAGCAGAG GGGCTCAAAAACTTGCACGGATCCGGGAGAACAGCAACTTTTTTAGGTCAGAACTGCAGAAGATGGGTTTTGAGGTTCTAGGTGATAACGATTCTCCTGTAATGCCTATCATGCTCTACAATCCAGCAAAAATTCCTGCTTTTTCACGGGAGTGTCTGAGACAGAAT CTTGCTGTCGTGACGGTTGCATTTCCAGCTACCCCTCTTCTTCTGGCTAGGGCACGTATTTGCATTTCTGCTTCTCACACCAGGGAAGACCTGCTCAAAGGCTTGGAG GTTATAAGCAGAGTTGGGGACCTTGTGGGCATAAAATATTTCCCAGCTGAACCAAAGAAACTGTTACTGGAGGAAGGTAGAGTCAAGTTGGAGTAA